The genomic stretch TTAAAATCTAGCACATATATTCGGTTTCCTAACCCACTCCTAGTAGGGTTTTCTCCCATGCTGAATAACATGTATCTTTGAATGATAAACTTTCAGACAGATAAATTTATTTCTAAGGTAAAAGTATTTaatagaattataaaaaaataacactATGTCAAAATCAGAATAAGTAATCATGGGTATACTTCCCTTTGCATACCTATATTCAATCATGATTTCTAGCCATTCTTAAATTAACAAAGAACAAATACAGAATCAAGGTAGTGTGTCAACAGAAGTGTTGTATTAAAGCTATCAGccccagaaaacagaaaacacaaagtgaaTTCGTGCAACAGTTTGCAACTTCCTTGTGCATCAGAAAGTACTTAACTGTGACAAACCACCATCAGGACACTGTGGGCAAATCATCAGGCTAAGTCCAACCTTTGCTTTTAGAATTCCCAACTTTAGCCATCCTGAAGGGGTAAAGACAAAAACACACCACTATATAAAGTATCAGCCATTTACTTTCTGCAGGATTTCTCTGAACTTCAGATTCTAGAGTAAGAAGATACCTTTTCACAGACTCCTGTAGATTTTAAGTTAAGCAAGATTTCCCCTAACCATAACACAGTTACTACTATCATTTCAATACCACTCTCACCGATAAGACGACATTTCCCCCATCTCTCAATCTCAAATGCCTATTCTTCACTTAAAAATCAATCAACAATTCATTGGGTTCCACATTATGGACTACTGTCACCATTTTGGCACTGGTAGCTTCTGACATTCTCTTACATAACGTTTTAGTACATGACTGAGATGGTAAGTTCTGTATTCAAACTATGACAACAGATTCAAAGAAGGGGGAATGAAAGCTTCCCAGTCATGTGTTGATTCTTGAAGGCAACTGCCCTTCAAAGTGACTCATTTTAAACAATCTCAGATGGTCCCAGGTTTCTAGGTCTCAGTCTACTGATAGACAATACCACTCGAATAAAGGACCCACAATCTCCACCACTCCCTATATTCAATATACTACACAGTAATGTCTCACAGTTAAAATGGTTTTGGCCATTTAAGTATCTAACCACATAAATATCTGAAGTTTTAATATTCTAAAACTGTAGACATAGCTATAAAGATACACAGTTAGGCCAGTGTACAGTTTTTCAAACTTGGCACTAATGACATTTTGGACTGGGTAATTCTTTCCTGTGAAGACAACTATGCTAAACATGGTGTAGCAGAACCTGTAGCCTCTACTGAGGCTGGTAGCAGCCTACACCCATTTACTTTGACCACCAAAAAACATCTCACAATACCAAATGTCTTCTGGGAGCCCAAACTCCACTAGAGAACCACTGGATAGAAACTTTACTGCAGACATCATTGTAAACTTGGGGTACACAGATAAGACAGGACTCTATTTAGTATTACTAAGGTGGAAGTGTCTAGCAGATCCTCTGCTATGCTGTTTATGTTGGGCAGAGCGTTTATATTATACACTACTGAAGCACACAGCTACCGCTGTATCCCTATTATTCCTACTAAAAACACTGGCATTAAACAGGGGTGCTTATGGGGTAGATGGTCCAGAACCACCTTTACATGGACTGATGGGGGAAAGCTACAGTTCATAAACGTCTGCTAAGCCGAGGGCCAAGAACAGTCAAGGCAAATGCCCGTCTTTCTGAATCCTCAGTCTCTCCTTCTCCACCTGCAAGCGCTCCTTCTCTATCTGCAGCTTCTCCGATTCAAACTTCAAAAACTGCAGCCGATCTTTCTCCAGCTGTAGGCGCTCTCGCTCGAGTTTCAGCTTCTCTGCTTCGATGTCCTGTGGCTGCAGCATGGACTTCTCCCCCTGGCCGAGTTCGTTCTCTAGGGCCGGCTTCTCGGTGCTGACCAGTTGCAgcctccacttctctctctcgatCTGCAGCCTCTCCTTCTCCAGCTGCAGGCGCTCGTGCTCCAGGTCCAGGTGGCGCAGGCGCTCTTTCTCTATCTGCAGCCGCTCCTTTTCCACCTGCAGCCTTTCCGCCTCGATATCCAGACGGCGTTTTTCCAGCTCCAGCTTCTGTTTCTCTATGTTCATGAGCAGATGGGGCTCGTCATAGGTGGGTCTGGACGGAGTGGAATTGAGGGTGAAAAACTCATCAATGTGAGGGAAGTCGGGGAGCTCGTTTTCCCTCCTGGAATCCGGTATGACGGATGAcagcatctcttcctcctcctcaatctcaaactgacagaaaaga from Arvicanthis niloticus isolate mArvNil1 chromosome 27, mArvNil1.pat.X, whole genome shotgun sequence encodes the following:
- the Msantd4 gene encoding myb/SANT-like DNA-binding domain-containing protein 4, whose protein sequence is MKQLKRKRKSNFSVQETQTLLKEITKRKEVIFSKQLNTTINVMKRMAWEEIAQCVNAVGEGEQRTGTEVKRRYLDWRALMKRKRMKANMKLVGSGFPLPTSDLDDSLTEDIDEKIAFRNDANFDWQNVADFRDAGGSLTEVKVEEEERDPQSPEFEIEEEEEMLSSVIPDSRRENELPDFPHIDEFFTLNSTPSRPTYDEPHLLMNIEKQKLELEKRRLDIEAERLQVEKERLQIEKERLRHLDLEHERLQLEKERLQIEREKWRLQLVSTEKPALENELGQGEKSMLQPQDIEAEKLKLERERLQLEKDRLQFLKFESEKLQIEKERLQVEKERLRIQKDGHLP